A region of Diadema setosum chromosome 15, eeDiaSeto1, whole genome shotgun sequence DNA encodes the following proteins:
- the LOC140238875 gene encoding protein RCC2 homolog isoform X2 — MPRGKKRLPGEDGESGRTKVKRNKQQSKHAESQEPRETIKLKDSPFVGTLLFSGGTNWDLIGRHRLPKAAANKPVIGGRNLWGPHQLSALQGIRVRNVFSGPSSCHSVIITEEGKAMTWGRNDKEQLGHGDDVRRDSPTLVEGLKDHHIVNAATGRNHTLCLTDNGTVFAFGDNRMGQCGIGIQSASVGTPCKPNFHGSPIVKVACGADFSIILDCKGVLHSFGSQEYSQLGHNTNGQYSVSASKLSSECVSTPKRIQCFIEKGREGLKYLQGTVIKDIACGNNHSIAMDMQKRVFTWGFGGYGRLGHQKPDDEPVPRSVKLFEMPMKGAQTIEAGSSYCMAVTEQGQLYFWGQAKTTGEATMYPKPVQDLSGWNVRSVGCSNHSIVVAADDCVISWGPSPTYGELAYGEADSKSSTVPKKARPLENVYIHHLTCGMGHSLFIARDDTEEDKEILNKIPVFTPGN; from the exons AAACTGAAAGACTCGCCCTTTGTTGGCACCCTTCTCTTCAGCGGCGGCACCAACTGGGACCTCATCGGCAGACACAGACTCCCCAAGGCCGCAGCCA ACAAGCCGGTCATTGGTGGGCGGAACCTGTGGGGACCCCACCAGCTGTCTGCCCTCCAGGGCATCAGAGTGCGTAATGTGTTCTCCGGTCCCAGCTCCTGTCACAGTGTCATCATCACAGAGGAGGGCAAAGCCATGACATGGG GTCGCAACGACAAAGAGCAGCTGGGCCACGGGGATGATGTTCGCCGGGACTCGCCCACTCTGGTGGAGGGGTTGAAGGACCATCACATCGTCAATGCTGCCACGGGCCGGAACCACACCCTGTGTCTCACGG aCAATGGGACGGTGTTTGCCTTCGGCGACAACAGGATGGGACAGTGCGGGATCGGAATACAGAGTGCGTCTGTTGGAACACCATGCAAG CCCAATTTCCATGGTTCGCCCATCGTCAAGGTGGCGTGCGGGGCCGACTTCAGCATCATTCTCGACTGCAAAGGCGTGCTGCACTCCTTTGGCAGTCAGGAGTACAGCCAATTAG GGCACAACACAAATGGTCAGTACAGCGTGAGCGCCAGCAAGCTGTCGTCGGAATGCGTGTCCACCCCGAAGCGCATCCAGTGCTTCATCGAGAAGGGCCGCGAGGGACTGAAATACCTCCAGGGCACCGTCATCAAGGACATCGCATGCGGAAACAACCATTCC ATCGCCATGGACATGCAGAAGAGAGTATTCACGTGGGGCTTTGGTGGATACGGTCGCCTTGGCCACCAGAAACCCGACGACGAGCCCGTCCCGCGGAGCGTGAAGCTGTTTGAGATGCCCATGAAGGGGGCCCAGACGATTGAGGCGGGGTCCAGCTACTGTATGGCTGTTACAGAGCAAG GCCAGCTGTATTTCTGGGGTCAAGCAAAAACCACTGGGGAGGCCACCATGTACCCCAAGCCAGTCCAAGACCTGAGCGGCTGGAACGTCAGAAGTGTAGGCTGCAG TAATCATTCCATAGTCGTGGCTGCGGACGACTGCGTCATCAGCTGGGGCCCGTCGCCGACATACGGTGAGCTCGCTTACGGCGAGGCCGACTCCAAGTCCTCGACGGTGCCCAAGAAAGCCCGACCTCTGGAGAACGTCTACATCCATCACCTGACGTGCGGCATGGGCCACTCGCTCTTCATCGCGCGCGACGATACAGAGGAGGACAAGGAAATCCTCAACAAGATTCCGGTCTTCACCCCCGGCAACTGA
- the LOC140238875 gene encoding protein RCC2 homolog isoform X1: protein MPRGKKRLPGEDGESGRTKVKRNKQQSKHAESQEPRETIKLKDSPFVGTLLFSGGTNWDLIGRHRLPKAAANKPVIGGRNLWGPHQLSALQGIRVRNVFSGPSSCHSVIITEEGKAMTWGRNDKEQLGHGDDVRRDSPTLVEGLKDHHIVNAATGRNHTLCLTDNGTVFAFGDNRMGQCGIGIQSASVGTPCKPNFHGSPIVKVACGADFSIILDCKGVLHSFGSQEYSQLGTGHNTNGQYSVSASKLSSECVSTPKRIQCFIEKGREGLKYLQGTVIKDIACGNNHSIAMDMQKRVFTWGFGGYGRLGHQKPDDEPVPRSVKLFEMPMKGAQTIEAGSSYCMAVTEQGQLYFWGQAKTTGEATMYPKPVQDLSGWNVRSVGCSNHSIVVAADDCVISWGPSPTYGELAYGEADSKSSTVPKKARPLENVYIHHLTCGMGHSLFIARDDTEEDKEILNKIPVFTPGN from the exons AAACTGAAAGACTCGCCCTTTGTTGGCACCCTTCTCTTCAGCGGCGGCACCAACTGGGACCTCATCGGCAGACACAGACTCCCCAAGGCCGCAGCCA ACAAGCCGGTCATTGGTGGGCGGAACCTGTGGGGACCCCACCAGCTGTCTGCCCTCCAGGGCATCAGAGTGCGTAATGTGTTCTCCGGTCCCAGCTCCTGTCACAGTGTCATCATCACAGAGGAGGGCAAAGCCATGACATGGG GTCGCAACGACAAAGAGCAGCTGGGCCACGGGGATGATGTTCGCCGGGACTCGCCCACTCTGGTGGAGGGGTTGAAGGACCATCACATCGTCAATGCTGCCACGGGCCGGAACCACACCCTGTGTCTCACGG aCAATGGGACGGTGTTTGCCTTCGGCGACAACAGGATGGGACAGTGCGGGATCGGAATACAGAGTGCGTCTGTTGGAACACCATGCAAG CCCAATTTCCATGGTTCGCCCATCGTCAAGGTGGCGTGCGGGGCCGACTTCAGCATCATTCTCGACTGCAAAGGCGTGCTGCACTCCTTTGGCAGTCAGGAGTACAGCCAATTAGGTACCG GGCACAACACAAATGGTCAGTACAGCGTGAGCGCCAGCAAGCTGTCGTCGGAATGCGTGTCCACCCCGAAGCGCATCCAGTGCTTCATCGAGAAGGGCCGCGAGGGACTGAAATACCTCCAGGGCACCGTCATCAAGGACATCGCATGCGGAAACAACCATTCC ATCGCCATGGACATGCAGAAGAGAGTATTCACGTGGGGCTTTGGTGGATACGGTCGCCTTGGCCACCAGAAACCCGACGACGAGCCCGTCCCGCGGAGCGTGAAGCTGTTTGAGATGCCCATGAAGGGGGCCCAGACGATTGAGGCGGGGTCCAGCTACTGTATGGCTGTTACAGAGCAAG GCCAGCTGTATTTCTGGGGTCAAGCAAAAACCACTGGGGAGGCCACCATGTACCCCAAGCCAGTCCAAGACCTGAGCGGCTGGAACGTCAGAAGTGTAGGCTGCAG TAATCATTCCATAGTCGTGGCTGCGGACGACTGCGTCATCAGCTGGGGCCCGTCGCCGACATACGGTGAGCTCGCTTACGGCGAGGCCGACTCCAAGTCCTCGACGGTGCCCAAGAAAGCCCGACCTCTGGAGAACGTCTACATCCATCACCTGACGTGCGGCATGGGCCACTCGCTCTTCATCGCGCGCGACGATACAGAGGAGGACAAGGAAATCCTCAACAAGATTCCGGTCTTCACCCCCGGCAACTGA